A genome region from Mycolicibacterium litorale includes the following:
- a CDS encoding VOC family protein, with protein sequence MNDSRDPLWVLHGGELPVQPDPAFAARLRARLESALRLPNRTEGVDMSGTDAALAAVPRPAALPYLAVADARAAIDWYAAALGATLAGEPIVMDDGRIGHAELALAGGVLYLADEFPELGLKAPEPEQVSVSLMVEVNDTDTALRRAREHGARVQREPYEAHGARSAAIIDPFGHRWMLSGPVTGGATPIRHGDVGYVSLWTADAERAAAFYGRVLGWNYDPATRQVTNTDLPTGIFAGDGPATLFCCYAVDDLAAARQSITEAGGTVGATVEHDFGTTLDATDPLGHPFAVFTPARPTRRPALNGTGPGELSYITYEVPDSGRFREFYGRVLSWTFESGRVQDGWQVQDSQPMAGMAGGAARAVTVPMWTVADIDDAVQRVREAGGSVLQTPARQPYGLMAECVDDQGARFYLGQF encoded by the coding sequence GTGAACGACAGCAGAGACCCGCTGTGGGTGCTGCACGGTGGCGAGCTTCCGGTGCAACCCGACCCGGCGTTCGCGGCGCGGTTGCGTGCGCGCCTGGAGTCGGCGCTGAGATTGCCCAACCGAACCGAAGGAGTGGACATGAGTGGCACCGACGCGGCGCTGGCCGCGGTTCCGCGACCGGCCGCACTGCCGTACCTGGCCGTCGCCGACGCCAGGGCGGCGATCGATTGGTATGCCGCCGCACTCGGCGCGACACTGGCCGGCGAGCCGATCGTGATGGACGACGGCCGTATCGGCCACGCCGAGCTGGCCCTGGCCGGCGGTGTGCTCTACCTGGCCGACGAGTTCCCCGAGCTCGGGCTCAAAGCCCCTGAGCCCGAACAGGTCTCGGTCAGCCTGATGGTGGAGGTGAATGACACCGACACCGCGTTGCGGCGGGCGCGCGAGCATGGCGCGCGCGTGCAGCGCGAACCGTACGAGGCCCACGGCGCTCGTAGCGCGGCGATCATCGACCCGTTCGGGCACCGCTGGATGCTGTCCGGCCCGGTGACGGGCGGGGCGACGCCGATCCGACACGGCGACGTCGGCTACGTCTCGCTGTGGACCGCCGATGCCGAGCGCGCCGCGGCGTTCTACGGCCGGGTGCTGGGCTGGAACTACGATCCGGCCACTCGGCAGGTCACCAACACCGACCTGCCCACCGGGATCTTCGCCGGCGACGGACCCGCAACGCTGTTCTGCTGCTACGCGGTCGACGATCTGGCCGCCGCACGGCAGTCGATCACCGAAGCGGGCGGAACCGTCGGCGCGACAGTCGAACACGACTTCGGCACCACGCTGGACGCCACCGATCCGCTGGGCCACCCGTTCGCCGTGTTCACCCCGGCACGGCCGACGCGCAGGCCCGCGCTCAACGGCACCGGCCCCGGCGAACTGTCCTACATCACCTACGAGGTGCCCGACTCGGGGCGGTTCCGGGAGTTCTACGGCCGCGTGCTGTCGTGGACCTTCGAATCGGGGCGCGTCCAGGACGGCTGGCAGGTCCAGGACAGCCAGCCGATGGCGGGTATGGCCGGAGGCGCTGCGCGCGCGGTGACCGTGCCGATGTGGACGGTCGCCGACATCGACGATGCGGTGCAGCGGGTGCGGGAGGCGGGCGGGTCGGTGCTGCAGACGCCGGCACGCCAGCCCTACGGCCTGATGGCCGAATGCGTCGACGACCAGGGCGCCCGCTTCTACCTCGGCCAGTTCTGA
- the mftR gene encoding mycofactocin system transcriptional regulator (MftR, the mycofactocin system transcriptional regulator, is an uncharacterized TetR family DNA-binding transcription factor. Its role is inferred by context. It occurs as part of the biosynthesis locus for mycofactocin, a partially characterized electron carrier derived from the terminal Val-Tyr dipeptide of the precursor peptide MftA, through a radical SAM enzyme-mediated process.), with translation MRQESAPRVGRRRSTTQDQITDVALELFAARGFDEVSVDDVAAAAGIARRTLFRYYSSKNAIPWGDFDAHLEHMRHLFDELDPDVPTDEALRTALLAFNEFDAAETARHRQRMRVILQTDALQAYSMTMYAGWRAVIAGFVARRLGVAAQDLVPQTVAWTMLGVALSAYERWLADDAVSLAQLLGDAFDTARDGLRALH, from the coding sequence GTGCGACAGGAATCCGCGCCTCGCGTCGGCAGGCGCCGCTCCACCACCCAGGACCAGATCACCGATGTCGCGCTCGAACTGTTCGCCGCCCGCGGGTTCGACGAGGTCAGCGTCGACGACGTCGCCGCGGCCGCGGGCATCGCCCGGCGCACGCTGTTCCGCTACTACTCGTCGAAGAACGCGATCCCGTGGGGCGACTTCGACGCCCACCTGGAGCACATGCGCCACCTGTTCGACGAGCTCGACCCGGACGTCCCGACCGACGAGGCGCTGCGCACCGCTCTGCTGGCGTTCAACGAGTTCGATGCCGCCGAAACCGCCCGGCACCGGCAGCGCATGCGGGTGATCCTGCAAACCGATGCGCTGCAGGCGTATTCGATGACGATGTACGCCGGCTGGCGGGCGGTGATCGCCGGATTCGTGGCGCGCCGACTCGGCGTGGCGGCGCAGGATCTGGTGCCGCAGACCGTGGCGTGGACGATGCTCGGGGTGGCGCTGTCCGCCTACGAGCGGTGGCTGGCCGATGACGCGGTGTCGCTCGCGCAGCTGCTCGGCGACGCCTTCGACACCGCGCGCGACGGCCTGCGCGCGTTGCATTAG
- the mftD gene encoding pre-mycofactocin synthase MftD (MftD, an enzyme found in the mycofactocin biosynthesis locus, performs an oxidative deamination of 3-amino-5-[(p-hydroxyphenyl)methyl]-4,4-dimethyl-2-pyrrolidinone (AHDP). The resulting compound, now called pre-mycofactocin (PMFT), is a biologically active redox cofactor that can oxidize the non-exchangeable NADH of TIGR03971 family SDR-type oxidoreductases.) — translation MARDTWFETVAIAQQRAKKRLPKSVYSSLISASEKGVTVSDNVESFSELGFAPHVVGAAQKRDLSTTVMGQEISMPVMISPTGVQAVDPDGEVAVARAAAARGTAMGLSSFASKPIEEVIAANPKLFFQIYWLGGREAILERAQRAKEAGAVGLIATTDWSFSHGRDWGSPKIPEQMNLKTMLRMSPEVLTKPRWLWDFGKTMSPPDLRVPNQARRGEPGPPFFQAYGEWMGTPPPTWEDIAWLRERWDGPFMLKGIVRVDDAKRAVDAGVSAISVSNHGGNNLDGTPAAIRCLPAIADAVGDQVEVLLDGGIRRGSDVVKALALGARAVMIGRAYLWGLAANGQAGVENVLDILRGGIDSALMGLGRASIHDLVPDDILVPAGFTRALGVGDEG, via the coding sequence GTGGCCCGCGATACCTGGTTCGAAACCGTCGCCATCGCCCAGCAGCGGGCGAAGAAGCGGTTGCCCAAGTCGGTGTACTCCTCGCTGATCTCGGCCAGTGAGAAGGGAGTCACGGTCTCCGACAACGTCGAGTCCTTCTCCGAGCTCGGCTTCGCCCCGCACGTCGTCGGTGCCGCGCAGAAGCGTGACCTGTCGACAACGGTGATGGGGCAGGAGATCTCGATGCCGGTCATGATCTCGCCGACCGGCGTGCAGGCCGTCGACCCGGACGGCGAGGTCGCGGTCGCCCGCGCGGCCGCCGCCCGCGGTACGGCGATGGGACTGTCGTCCTTCGCCAGCAAGCCCATCGAAGAGGTCATCGCCGCGAATCCCAAACTGTTCTTCCAGATCTACTGGTTGGGCGGCCGCGAGGCGATCCTGGAGCGGGCGCAGCGCGCCAAGGAGGCCGGTGCCGTCGGGCTGATCGCCACGACCGACTGGAGCTTCTCCCACGGGCGCGACTGGGGCAGCCCGAAGATCCCCGAGCAGATGAACCTCAAGACGATGTTGAGGATGTCGCCCGAGGTGCTCACCAAACCGCGCTGGCTGTGGGACTTCGGCAAGACGATGAGCCCGCCCGATCTGCGGGTGCCGAACCAGGCCCGCCGCGGCGAACCCGGTCCGCCGTTCTTCCAGGCCTACGGCGAATGGATGGGTACACCGCCGCCCACCTGGGAGGACATCGCGTGGCTGCGCGAGCGGTGGGACGGTCCGTTCATGCTCAAGGGCATCGTTCGGGTGGACGACGCCAAACGCGCTGTCGATGCGGGCGTTTCGGCGATCTCGGTGTCCAACCACGGGGGCAACAACCTCGACGGCACCCCGGCCGCGATCCGTTGCCTCCCGGCGATCGCCGATGCGGTCGGCGATCAGGTCGAGGTGCTGCTCGACGGCGGTATACGCCGTGGCAGCGACGTCGTCAAGGCGCTGGCGCTGGGCGCTCGCGCGGTGATGATCGGGCGGGCCTACCTGTGGGGCCTCGCGGCGAACGGTCAGGCCGGCGTCGAGAACGTCCTGGACATCCTTCGCGGTGGGATCGACTCGGCCCTCATGGGGCTCGGCCGCGCCTCGATCCACGATCTGGTGCCCGACGACATTCTGGTACCGGCAGGGTTCACCCGGGCGCTCGGTGTCGGCGACGAGGGTTGA
- the mftE gene encoding mycofactocin biosynthesis peptidyl-dipeptidase MftE has product MNTAYHRRVAFPSELGNSTSRQLRTTPAALIVPLGSTEQHGPHLPLDTDTRIATAVAREVARALPTAWSLAPAVGYGASGEHESFPGTISIGTAALRLMLVEFGRSATNWASRVLFLNGHGGNTEALAGATALLRYEDRDVAWCPCITKESDAHAGHTETSVLLHISPDDVHTDHWQRGNTAPLRELMPQLRQGGVAAVSEVGVLGDPTTATDADGARLFGEMVQQCADRIARWAPDRNGMLR; this is encoded by the coding sequence GTGAATACGGCTTACCATCGGCGGGTGGCTTTTCCCAGCGAGCTTGGGAACTCGACGTCGAGGCAGCTGCGCACCACACCTGCGGCGTTGATCGTTCCCCTTGGTTCCACCGAACAACATGGACCCCACCTGCCGCTGGACACCGACACCCGCATCGCCACCGCGGTGGCCCGCGAAGTCGCACGCGCGCTACCGACGGCGTGGTCGCTGGCCCCGGCCGTCGGCTACGGCGCCAGCGGTGAGCACGAGAGCTTTCCCGGCACCATCTCCATCGGCACCGCGGCGTTGCGTCTGATGCTGGTCGAATTCGGCAGATCAGCCACCAACTGGGCGTCGCGCGTGCTGTTCCTCAACGGCCACGGCGGGAACACCGAGGCGCTTGCCGGCGCGACCGCGCTGCTGCGTTACGAGGACCGTGACGTGGCCTGGTGTCCGTGCATCACCAAAGAGTCCGATGCGCACGCCGGCCACACCGAAACGTCCGTACTGCTCCACATCTCGCCGGACGACGTACACACCGACCACTGGCAGCGTGGTAACACCGCACCGCTTCGCGAGCTGATGCCACAGCTGCGTCAGGGCGGTGTGGCGGCGGTCAGCGAGGTGGGCGTGCTCGGCGACCCGACCACGGCGACCGACGCCGACGGTGCACGCCTGTTCGGCGAGATGGTGCAACAGTGCGCCGACCGGATCGCGCGCTGGGCGCCGGACCGCAACGGAATGCTGCGATGA
- the mftA gene encoding mycofactocin precursor MftA (Mycofactocin is a small molecule electron carrier derived from the final two amino acids, Val-Tyr, of MftA, the mycofactocin precursor. It plays a role in redox homeostasis and the metabolism of alcohols and aldehydes in Actinobacteria, including Mycobacterium tuberculosis.), with protein MEPNQHVEADTELVTETLVEEVSIDGMCGVY; from the coding sequence ATGGAGCCCAATCAGCACGTTGAAGCCGACACCGAACTGGTCACCGAGACGCTTGTCGAAGAGGTCTCGATCGACGGGATGTGCGGGGTCTACTGA
- a CDS encoding Lrp/AsnC family transcriptional regulator, which yields MDRLDDTDERILAELSEHARATFAEIGQRVNLSAPAVKRRVDRMLDDGVIRRFTTVVDRNAVGWNTEAFVLVFCHGTIAPERLRAAWVDIPEVVSAATVTGTADAILHVLARDMRHLEEALERIRSSADIERSESIVVLSNLIERARP from the coding sequence ATGGACCGGTTGGACGACACCGACGAGCGCATCCTGGCCGAACTGTCCGAGCACGCGCGGGCGACCTTCGCCGAGATCGGGCAGCGGGTGAACCTGTCGGCGCCCGCGGTCAAGCGCCGGGTTGACCGCATGCTCGACGACGGTGTGATCCGCAGGTTCACCACAGTGGTGGACCGCAACGCGGTCGGCTGGAACACCGAGGCGTTCGTGCTGGTGTTCTGCCACGGGACCATTGCGCCAGAACGACTTCGGGCGGCGTGGGTGGACATCCCCGAAGTGGTGAGCGCGGCGACGGTGACCGGTACCGCCGACGCGATCCTGCACGTGCTCGCCCGGGATATGCGCCATCTGGAAGAGGCGTTGGAACGCATCCGTTCCAGCGCGGACATCGAGCGCAGCGAGAGCATCGTCGTGCTGTCGAACCTCATCGAGCGTGCGCGGCCCTGA
- the ddaH gene encoding dimethylargininase, protein MPLRVSRTPTIRHYVMTAPTFFSVEYAINPWMDPTTPVDTHRALDQWDALRRTYKELGHTVELVEPVAGLPDMVYAANGGVLVNGKAVVARFAHPQRAAESDAYAEWMSRHGYPPVRTEHVNEGQGDFLAAGRILLGGHGFRTDIRAHREIARAVGMPVVSLRLVDPRFYHLDTALTVLDDSTVAYYPPAFDAPSCHRLREVFPDALEVADADAHVLGLNAVSDGYHVVLPAAATGFAAQLRAAGFRPVGVDLSELLKGGGSVKCCTLEVHS, encoded by the coding sequence ATGCCGCTCCGGGTTTCTCGCACACCCACCATCCGCCACTACGTCATGACCGCTCCGACGTTCTTCAGCGTCGAGTACGCCATCAACCCGTGGATGGACCCCACGACGCCGGTCGACACCCACCGCGCACTCGACCAGTGGGACGCCCTGCGCCGCACCTACAAGGAACTCGGGCACACCGTGGAGCTGGTGGAACCGGTCGCCGGTCTCCCCGACATGGTCTACGCCGCCAACGGCGGAGTCCTGGTGAACGGGAAGGCGGTGGTGGCCCGGTTCGCCCATCCGCAGCGCGCCGCCGAGTCCGACGCCTACGCCGAGTGGATGAGTCGGCACGGCTACCCGCCGGTCCGTACCGAACACGTCAACGAAGGCCAGGGCGACTTCCTCGCGGCGGGACGAATCCTATTGGGTGGGCACGGCTTCCGCACCGACATCCGCGCGCACCGGGAGATCGCCCGCGCCGTCGGCATGCCCGTGGTGAGCCTGCGGCTGGTGGATCCGCGCTTCTACCATCTCGACACCGCGCTCACCGTGCTCGACGACAGCACCGTCGCGTACTACCCGCCGGCCTTCGACGCCCCGTCGTGTCACCGCCTGCGCGAAGTGTTCCCCGACGCCCTCGAGGTCGCCGACGCCGATGCGCACGTGCTCGGCCTGAACGCCGTGTCCGACGGCTACCACGTCGTGTTGCCGGCCGCGGCAACCGGTTTCGCCGCTCAACTGCGCGCGGCGGGTTTCCGGCCCGTCGGCGTCGACCTGTCCGAACTGCTCAAAGGGGGCGGCTCGGTCAAATGCTGCACGCTGGAGGTGCATTCATGA
- the mftB gene encoding mycofactocin biosynthesis chaperone MftB (MftB, a small protein, is a peptide chaperone that assists the radical SAM enzyme MftC in performing two modifications to the C-terminal Val-Tyr dipeptide of the mycofactocin precursor peptide, MftA. MftB's role is analogous to the role of PqqD in the biosynthesis of PQQ, a cofactor that derives entirely from a Tyr and a Glu in the precursor PqqA.) codes for MTAPVAFDPDLRWRLHHQVAVRPEPFGALLYHFGTRKLSFLKNRTIVDVVNSLADHRDARSACRAAGIDDAQQAPYLHALGVLVQSKMLVCEGEPAS; via the coding sequence GTGACGGCGCCTGTTGCGTTCGACCCCGATCTGCGGTGGCGGCTGCACCACCAGGTGGCGGTGCGGCCCGAACCGTTCGGGGCGCTGCTGTACCACTTCGGAACCCGCAAGCTGTCTTTCCTGAAGAACCGCACGATCGTCGACGTGGTGAACTCGCTCGCTGACCACCGCGACGCCCGATCTGCTTGCCGCGCAGCGGGAATCGACGACGCGCAACAGGCGCCGTACCTGCACGCCCTCGGCGTGCTCGTCCAATCCAAGATGCTCGTCTGCGAAGGGGAACCCGCATCATGA
- a CDS encoding RNA polymerase sigma factor: MSGEPDGADAPRALLALYDDALPTVYGYFVRRCPDRGTAEDLTSETFLAAMDAARRDTSAPISVPWLIGVARHKLADHYRRRHDRHSIPVAEVPEPGEPVDDWDAELDRIVAESVLAQLTEQHRAVLSLRYLDGRSVPECAELIGRTVHATEALLVRARRAFRSHYPEGGTP; the protein is encoded by the coding sequence GTGAGCGGCGAACCTGACGGTGCGGACGCTCCGCGGGCCCTGCTGGCGCTCTACGACGATGCACTGCCGACGGTGTACGGCTACTTCGTCAGACGCTGTCCGGACCGCGGAACCGCCGAGGACCTGACGTCGGAGACCTTTCTGGCGGCGATGGACGCCGCCAGGCGGGACACCTCGGCGCCGATCAGCGTGCCGTGGCTGATCGGGGTGGCCCGGCACAAGCTGGCCGACCATTACCGCCGTCGTCACGACCGGCACAGCATCCCGGTCGCCGAGGTGCCCGAGCCCGGCGAACCCGTCGACGACTGGGACGCCGAACTCGACCGCATCGTCGCCGAGAGCGTGCTGGCACAGCTGACCGAACAGCACCGCGCGGTGCTGTCGCTGCGCTACCTCGACGGGCGTTCGGTGCCCGAATGCGCCGAGCTGATCGGCCGGACCGTGCACGCGACCGAGGCGCTGCTGGTGCGGGCCCGCCGGGCATTCCGCTCGCACTACCCGGAAGGAGGAACACCGTGA
- a CDS encoding NAD(P)/FAD-dependent oxidoreductase, giving the protein MSTSGGILIVGGGLAAARTAEQLRRSNYPGQVTIVSDEDHLPYDRPPLSKEVLRSETDDVTLKPAEFYQENDITVLLGAGAATLDTEARTLTLTDGREIGYDELVIATGLVPKRIPTFPDLAGIHVLRSITESLKLREEAGSARRAVVIGAGFIGCEVAASLRKLGVEVVLVEPQPAPLASVLGKQIGELVARLHRAEGVDVRCGVGVAEVRGEGRVQAVVLSDGTEVEADIVVVGIGSRPATDWLEGSGIALDNGVVCDAEGRSSAPHVWAIGDVASWLDTVGNQVRVEHWSNVADQARVLVPAMLGQEIPGVVSVPYFWSDQYDVKIQCLGEPEADDTVHIVEDDGRKFLAYYERDGVVAGVVGGGMPGKVMKTRNKIANGAPISEVLG; this is encoded by the coding sequence GTGAGCACTTCAGGTGGCATCCTCATCGTGGGCGGCGGTCTCGCAGCTGCCCGTACCGCCGAACAGTTGCGGCGTTCGAACTACCCGGGCCAGGTCACGATCGTCAGCGACGAGGACCATCTGCCCTACGACCGGCCGCCGCTGTCCAAGGAAGTGCTGCGCAGCGAGACCGACGACGTGACGCTCAAGCCTGCGGAGTTCTACCAGGAGAACGACATCACCGTGCTGCTCGGCGCCGGTGCGGCCACCCTGGACACCGAGGCGCGCACGCTCACCCTGACCGACGGCCGCGAGATCGGCTACGACGAACTGGTGATCGCGACCGGGCTGGTGCCCAAGCGGATTCCGACGTTCCCCGACCTCGCAGGCATCCACGTCCTGCGGTCGATCACCGAAAGCCTCAAGCTGCGTGAGGAGGCCGGGTCGGCACGCCGCGCGGTGGTGATCGGCGCCGGGTTCATCGGCTGCGAGGTCGCCGCCAGCCTGCGCAAGCTCGGGGTCGAGGTGGTGCTCGTCGAACCGCAACCGGCACCGCTGGCGTCGGTCCTCGGCAAGCAGATCGGCGAACTGGTGGCCCGGCTGCACCGCGCCGAAGGCGTCGACGTGCGCTGCGGTGTCGGCGTGGCCGAGGTCCGCGGCGAGGGCAGGGTGCAGGCGGTCGTGCTGTCCGACGGCACCGAGGTCGAGGCCGACATCGTGGTCGTCGGCATCGGATCGCGTCCGGCCACCGACTGGCTCGAGGGCAGCGGTATCGCGCTCGACAACGGCGTGGTGTGCGACGCCGAGGGACGCTCGAGCGCGCCGCACGTGTGGGCGATCGGCGACGTCGCGTCGTGGCTCGACACCGTGGGAAACCAAGTGCGCGTTGAACACTGGAGCAACGTCGCCGACCAGGCGCGGGTGCTGGTGCCGGCGATGCTCGGCCAGGAGATCCCGGGCGTCGTCTCGGTGCCGTACTTCTGGAGCGACCAGTACGACGTCAAGATCCAGTGCCTCGGGGAACCGGAGGCCGACGACACCGTGCACATCGTCGAGGACGACGGGCGCAAGTTCCTGGCGTACTACGAACGCGACGGCGTGGTGGCCGGTGTGGTCGGCGGCGGGATGCCGGGCAAGGTCATGAAGACCCGCAACAAGATCGCCAACGGCGCGCCGATCTCCGAGGTGCTCGGCTAG
- the mftC gene encoding mycofactocin radical SAM maturase (MftC is a radical SAM/SPASM enzyme that catalyzes the first two steps in biosynthesis of the electron carrier mycofactocin from the terminal Val-Tyr dipeptide of the precursor peptide MftA.) codes for MTSVVPAPAPSGAPVPRLVEQFEHGLDAPICLTWELTYACNLACVHCLSSSGKRDPRELSTQQCKDIIDELERMQVFYVNIGGGEPTVRSDFWELVDYATAHHVGVKFSTNGVRITPEVAAKLAASDYVDVQISLDGATAEINDAVRGPGSFAMAERALENLAAAGFKDAKISVVVTRHNVGQLDDFAALASRYGATLRITRLRPSGRGADVWDDLHPTAEQQVQLYNWLVAKGERVLTGDSFFHLSGLGEPGALAGLNLCGAGRVVCLIDPVGDVYACPFAIHDRFLAGNILSDNGFQNVWQNAPLFRELREPQSAGACGSCNHYDACRGGCMAAKFFTGLPLDGPDPECVQGYGAPALAVDRVKPKPSGDHSRGTKQQGPIPLKLLTKPPARLCNESPV; via the coding sequence ATGACTTCTGTCGTTCCGGCACCCGCGCCGAGCGGAGCGCCCGTACCGCGCTTGGTCGAGCAGTTCGAGCACGGCCTGGACGCGCCGATCTGTCTCACGTGGGAACTCACCTACGCCTGCAACCTGGCGTGTGTGCACTGCCTGTCCTCGTCGGGCAAACGCGATCCGCGTGAGCTGTCCACGCAGCAGTGCAAGGACATCATCGACGAACTCGAACGCATGCAGGTTTTCTACGTCAACATCGGTGGCGGGGAACCGACTGTGCGGTCGGACTTCTGGGAGCTGGTCGACTACGCGACCGCCCATCACGTCGGAGTGAAGTTCTCCACCAACGGTGTGCGCATCACCCCGGAGGTCGCGGCCAAACTCGCCGCCAGCGACTACGTCGACGTGCAGATCTCGCTCGACGGTGCGACCGCCGAGATCAACGACGCGGTGCGCGGCCCCGGATCGTTCGCCATGGCCGAGCGTGCCCTCGAGAACCTCGCCGCCGCGGGTTTCAAGGACGCCAAGATCTCGGTCGTCGTGACCCGGCACAACGTCGGCCAACTCGACGACTTCGCCGCGCTGGCAAGTCGTTACGGTGCGACGCTGCGGATCACCCGGTTGCGCCCGTCCGGCCGCGGCGCCGACGTGTGGGACGATCTGCACCCGACCGCCGAACAGCAGGTGCAGCTGTACAACTGGCTGGTCGCCAAGGGTGAGCGGGTGCTCACCGGTGATTCGTTCTTCCACCTCTCGGGGCTGGGCGAACCGGGCGCGCTGGCCGGGCTCAACCTGTGCGGTGCGGGCCGGGTGGTGTGCCTGATCGATCCGGTGGGTGACGTCTACGCCTGCCCGTTCGCCATCCACGACCGCTTCCTCGCGGGGAACATTCTCTCCGACAACGGATTCCAGAATGTGTGGCAGAACGCGCCGCTGTTCCGCGAGCTGCGTGAGCCGCAGTCGGCGGGGGCGTGCGGTAGCTGCAACCACTACGACGCGTGCCGTGGCGGATGCATGGCCGCGAAGTTCTTCACCGGCCTGCCGCTCGACGGGCCGGATCCGGAGTGCGTCCAGGGATACGGTGCGCCGGCCCTGGCCGTCGACCGGGTCAAGCCCAAGCCCAGCGGCGACCACTCCCGGGGGACCAAGCAACAGGGCCCGATCCCCTTGAAACTGCTGACCAAGCCGCCCGCTCGGCTGTGTAACGAAAGCCCGGTGTAG